A window of Vigna unguiculata cultivar IT97K-499-35 chromosome 4, ASM411807v1, whole genome shotgun sequence contains these coding sequences:
- the LOC114180901 gene encoding splicing regulatory glutamine/lysine-rich protein 1-like, with product MSGVPKRSHEDSVHQSSKHPHPDSGTYSKLMPSVSNDHHIPYDMGQDSRVAKTLRTESRDADRRSPLHTVYRMPSSSNDSHTDHPTGTENRIESRDFKESRDLRFENRDMNSEKKELHGEVRRVSQIAKSEKDARVDARGDDNKDVRYERDSHNDSKGDIKTDKDGYGMVSSSSHLNWKESKEYRGKRFSDTPGGSLDSWHASRGNTPEVGKGSSMAEERDSLETHEAVGENKIDSKSEDRFKERKRKDGKHRDWGDREKERSDRRSSTPVNNNSGDNKESAKEDKDVEKLERERKDLPKEKESSKEREKDHNKRESWNSIHKEPLIQYLNKH from the coding sequence ATGAGCGGGGTGCCTAAGAGGTCTCATGAAGATTCTGTTCATCAGTCTTCAAAGCATCCACATCCAGATTCTGGTACATATTCCAAGTTGATGCCATCTGTTTCAAATGACCACCATATTCCGTATGATATGGGTCAGGATTCCCGGGTGGCAAAGACACTCCGTACTGAATCTCGTGATGCAGATAGAAGATCTCCTCTTCATACAGTGTATCGGATGCCATCATCTTCAAATGATTCTCATACAGATCATCCCACTGGAACTGAGAACAGGATAGAATCTAGGGATTTCAAGGAGAGTAGGGATCTCCGGTTTGAGAATCGTGATATGAACTCTGAGAAGAAGGAATTGCATGGTGAAGTCAGAAGGGTTTCTCAGATTGCTAAAAGTGAAAAAGATGCACGAGTTGATGCCAGAGGAGATGACAACAAGGATGTCAGATATGAACGAGATAGTCATAATGATTCGAAAGGTGACATTAAGACAGATAAGGATGGCTATGGTATGGTAAGCAGCAGCAGCCACTTGAATTGGAAAGAATCAAAGGAGTATAGGGGGAAGAGATTTTCTGATACTCCTGGTGGGAGTTTGGATTCTTGGCATGCATCACGTGGCAATACACCAGAAGTTGGAAAGGGCAGTTCAATGGCAGAAGAAAGGGACAGTTTGGAAACTCATGAAGCTGTTggagaaaacaaaattgattcTAAAAGTGAAGATAggtttaaagaaagaaaaagaaaggatggCAAGCATCGGGATTGGGGGGATAGGGAAAAGGAGAGAAGTGATCGCAGAAGCAGTACACCAGTTAACAATAATAGTGGTGACAACAAAGAATCTGCCAAGGAAGATAAAGATGTAGAAAAATTGGAGAGGGAGAGGAAAGATCTtccaaaagagaaagaaagttcaAAAGAGAGGGAAAAGGATCATAACAAGAGGGAATCCTGGAATAGCATTCACAAAGAGCCTTTGAtacaatatttaaacaaacacTAA